Within Nitrospira sp. MA-1, the genomic segment GACAATGGCATGATGGCAGTCGTCGAAGTGATCAATAATTAACCATCACCGTTCAGTCCCACAATAGCTCTAATTCGAAGGTAACGACTCAATCGGTGGATAGTTCTGTTGGTTCGGATGGGAGGGTCTATATACACAGTGGCCTAGAGGCCGAAACGCGATTCAGATGCCCTGCCCCACTATCGGATATTTGGATGATCCCACGGCTTTTTGGGAACTATTGCATGACGGTTGGCTTCATACGGGAGATCTCGGATACATCGAAGAGCAAAGTTATGTCTGGTTTGTCGGTCGGAAAAAACTGATTATTGTCCGGCGGGGGATCCAATATTGCTCCAATGGAGGTCGAGAATCTGATCGATGAACATCCTCTTGTTCATCCTTCCGTATTGGTCGGTGTTCCTGATAAACAGATGGCCAAGTGCCGGTGGCATGGGTAATGTCCCGTTCACCTTCGGAAGTCCCATCCGAACGCAATCTGGAGGAATATGTCTCAACCCGGTTAGCGAATTAGAAGAATCCAGTCCGTTACTTTTTCCTCAATAAATTTCCGCTCACGAGCACTGGAGAATTAGGAATTCGAGACACAGGGAACAAATAAGTGAGAAGGGAGCGTTGAGTTTATAAGATACCTTCCAGAGAAACAGCGAGTTCGAGGTTTTTGACCATACTGGAAGTCCCATCATCCGAGACAAAACCTGTTTTCATAATTATTTTAACGGTAGTCTCCAAACCCCGCCGACTTGCGCAAATCGTTGCTTGAAAATTATCAACTGGCAGAGCCAAATATCACTTTGGGTTTACTTAATATAGGGCATCTCTAAAAACTCCTGACAGGCCCTAAAAGGGAGATCCTAAAACTACGGGTTTTTTGAGGTGCCCTATAGGGTTAATTTCCTTATAACGACAACATTTGGTCTCACTCACCAAATCCTTTCCATATCGTTCTCGACAGGCTGTTTCTTTGCACACGAATCTATTTCCCCACCCCGTGAAGTATGAGCGGAGATTGGCGAGGGTAAGATTTTGAATTCCGCGCGAATGGCAGGGTGGTCGCTGAGAAGATCTTCGTACTTTTCATTAGGAGCTTGTCTGCCTCGGTTAACAGGATGCCGGAAACGCTGATCTTCCGATCCAGAGTCGATTAACTCAATCCTTGCCCCTTGACCTCCTCGAAAGAAAATGTAGTCAACTCGATTTTTCCAATATCCATTGGGTTCTGGACGTGCATTGCTGTCATTGAGAGCCAACTTATCAAGGAGATCGCGTTTTAAAATTCGGTAGTCTTCTCCTGAGGCCTCGGTTCCCTCATGGTCATATTGTGAGTTGAAATCACCCCCGAGAATGAAGGCCCGATCTTTCGATAATTTTTTGATACAGTCTGCAATAAAATCAAGCTGATCTTTTCTGACGGATCGGTCTTTCTCATCTCTTCCGGCATCAAGGTGAGTATTGTACACATCAAATTCTGCGCCATTCGGGAGACGAACCGGCACTCGAAGAAGCCCCTTGGTCGACCAGCAATCATTTTTTCTACTAAACCATCCCTCACAATCTGGAAGCGGTACCTGTGCGACTCCCCCTTCCACAGCTTTATAGTAGGGTGAAGCTATCGTCAGCCCAGAGCCATAGGGAACACGGAAAGGAATACCGGGACTATTAAATAACTGAAAACCAACATTGACGATTTTAATGGGAAGGGTTACGAGCCATAGTGGGGCCAAAGCGATACGTGGCCCGTTCCCCTGTTCTATGAGCTCATAAGTAAATTCATCGACAATTTGCCGGTGAAATTCAAAATCCTCTTGTAATAATATGAAATCATAATCCATGAGCAACCAGGCCATCAGGCCACTTCGGGTATCATCATTTCTCACATCTACCCCGACATACATGGAATTCAGGATCGGAGAAATTCCGTGAACATTGTACGATAGGAACCGAACGGTACAGGGCACAGGTGTCGATAGTTCCGATTGGGCGGGAGAACATTCTTCTCTTGGTGTAAAACCTTCTGCCATTGAAAACTCATGCCCGAATACCATCCATATAATGCCAAGTAAAAAGAGCCCTTTCATCAAGAATTTTGGTATGGCCATCTTTGACAACTCCTTTTTATGCCAGAACTCTTATCCATAACTACTAGGTCCTTAGACGAACTAGAGACTAGAGCCCCAACGATGTAACCACTCCTACTGTACCTTCCTCAGCTCAAAAATCAAGTGCCCTTCACATGCATTCACATTATTCTAAGGCTGTCCCTGGTGAATTGCTGATCATGCTGCTCTTGGAGTCCGAAATAATCTCTAAAAATATAATTGCCACCAAAAATGAAAGAAGTCTACGGAGTGCGGTGGGCCTTTTCCATTTGGGTGGCAGCGATTCACACCGGAAGAAATACATGCCCCACAGGCTATCCTTTGTGTGGCCGAGGCAAGTCAGACACGAGGGGCATCGGTTTGATCGGGGTGATAGTGAGAGGCGAGGATTCGTCGCAGGACATTTTTATCGAGAGGAATGACCAAGGTTGTGGATATCTGTACGGCAGGTTTCCGGAAAGGGGGGAGCAGGAAGGACTGGTACATCAGTAAGAGGTTCTCGGCCATCCAGAAATTTATGCCGCCATGCCTAAGAAATTTGTATGTGTGAGACAAAAAATGGTCGTATGGTAAAAACCCATGTGGATGCGCCGGAATAATATTTTAGCAACCTACCCAGTCTTCCCCGAGTACGAATCGATGAGGTGCCCAAGGCTTCCTGGGTCGGCTGCGGAATCAGGAATTCATTGCCTCTTCCCTGATGATCGCCTTTCTGATGATAATGGGTGTCATAGTCTTTGAGGGCATGTTGAATGAAGTCTTTCCCAAACAGGATGAGCTCTGACAGGACTTCCTCATTTACAGACCTCACCCAGGGTTCGGCTTGGGCATTCAGATTCGGTCTGCTTTCGGGAGTTTTCTGAAGAGGGAGATCCCACCCGCCTTTGTGGTCTCCTGAAAGGTGGGGCAAAATAGATATCACGGTCCTGGGTCCGATGCTGACCGGGGGGAGTCAGGAGGCCCCACTCTACCATGGTCGAATTGCAGCCCATCTGTTTCATCCATAGCCCATTGGGAAGTGGAGTCCTTCCAGCAATCACCGATGCGCTACCTGGAAAAAACAAGATGTAATAGATCACCAACCCATGCATCGTCCAGATTTCAGCGGGAAAAATCGGTCCCGACGAGGAGGTTTTGATGGATACGAAATTAGGCCATGTTCAGAATTTCTCTATGCTTCAGTTACGAACCATCGTGTTGAGCCTTACCCTCTTGGGGCTTTCTTTTTTTGGTTGCGGGATGTACTACAAAATGGAAGGCGTAGCAACCCTTGCCGGCGTTGAGAAAGATTTGGACATGTGGCTGGGGAAAAGCAAGGAAGAACAAATCCAAGAAATGGGTGATCCGGTGATGTGCATGTTGTGGGATGAACATGGAGAATTCTGCCATTGGATGGATGCAGAAGATTCCACTGATGGTTCTTTCCGCCCAAAACGTATTTTCTATTATGACAATAACAGCGTTGTGTGTGGATGGACGTATACAGGACAGTGGGCAGATCAAACCAAAAATTTGTGCAAAAGGTAAGGGTACAGTCTAAAAACAGGCAGCGGCACACTATTGAAGGCGAGTTGGCCTCCTGAAACAATCTTGGTAATCATTCCCTCGCGAGTAATGAGTGGAGTATGGTCAAGTAAAGCGAATTTCCCGAAAAAATGAGGAACACACAGATTCAAAATTTGTTAATTGACCTACATTTGATTACTGACCCCAGGCAGAAATTCAGTTCAAGGTGACTATGTCTTCAAAACCCTCACAGCGGCACGCTTTGTCAGAAACAGTTTGCGATTTGCCTTGCCCAGGCGGAGGGGAAAAAGGATGGCAGCGAAAGAGCCCGCCCGCTACAACTCAATAGGGTGAATATGGTTGCAGAGGTCCCCAACGCAGTCGATCATATGTCCGCAGTCGGTTCATTTGGTTCAATTCATGCTGTCGAGCCTCCTGCTGATATCGTGCGTCCTTTTGCCGATGTTGTTCTCGCTGTCGTTGGAACCACGCATCGAAGTCTTGAAATGATTTTGGGGAAGAGAGGGCAGAAGGTTGGTCATCATAGAAGGACCTTGGAGGATTCGGATGAAGTTGAGAGGCTGGTTGCCAGGTATCCTCCCCCAATTGGGCCCAGGCACTGCCTGTTAGACCGAGGAAGCATCCAAAGAATATTATTGCTCGCATGCGGTTGTCCTCCTGTGCATGGGTGGATAGGGGGTACTCAGAATGGCCTATCATCGGGACCATGGGGAAGGGTGGCAAGGTCTGTCAAAAAAAGGCAATTCATCAAATAGGTCATGAAGGAAAAGTTTCTAGTAATTTCGCCCGTTGGTGGTATCACTACGATTCGTTGCACGGGTTCTCCCGTTTGGCACTATCCGCCTGGACATCATCTGGCATGGTCGCTCATGGCTACGCGACTCTAGATGTTTTCTTATCAAGCCCTAGTTCCGAAAGCGTGGCAGTGAGGTGCTCTCTAGGAATCAGCCTTGTCCCCGTGCCTTTCCCCTCTGCAGGGTGAACAGCACGAGAAGCGTACGAAAATGAAATCTCCATCAAGTCCACTGACGGACACCCCACCGGGAAAATATGGTTGGCCCTGGACGAACAGCGACCCTTATCCAATCCATTTAATCGGAAACAGACCGTGGCCTAAAATAAGCGTAATCACTCCCAACTATAACTTTGGTGAATTTCTTGAAGAAACCATTCGCTCCGTCTTACTGCAGGGATACCCCAACCTTGAGTACATCATCATTGATGGTGGAAGTACCGACCGTTCGCTAGAAATCATTAAGAAGTACGAGCCTTGGCTTGCCTATTGGGTGAGCCAGCCAGACCATGGGCAAAGCGCAGCGATCAACTATGGTTTCCGGAGGGCATCTGGCGAAATCATGGGGTGGCTGAATTCTGATGATTATTATCAACCCCATACCCTCTTTCGGGTCGCCCTCGAGGTCAATCTGGAGAAAAAGAGATACATAGTGATGGGAGAGGTATATGAAGTCGATGCCTGCAGAACAATCATCCGAAGATGGGAATCAAGGGTACCAATCTTGTATTCGCTTCTTTTTCAACATCGTTTGTGCCTCCTACGCGGGGTGGCCGTCATGCCCTGCCAACCGTCTGTCTTCTGGCACCGCAAGGTCTTTGAGTCCCTGGGACTGTTACGAGAAGATCTTAAATATGCCATGGACTATGATTATTGGTTGAAGGCACTCAGGAGTAATTATAAATTTCACTATATCGCTGCTGTTCTCTCCAATTACCGTTTCCATGCTGGCTCTAAGTCCAACCAAGGGTGGCAGAGCTTTTACCGAGAATGGCGAAGTGTCGCCAAAGAGAACATTTCTACGCTGACTCCGCGACAAAAGATTTCCGCCGAACTCTATTGGTGGTTTCTACTATTCCCCTTTTCGATCCTTACTTTGCCCTACAGGGTCTATTCGTATGTGGTTCTGGGTATCAAGAGGGGCTAAAAGATTGCCGACACGGCCGCTCAAGGAACCCAGTCCTGGACACCCGCGAAAAGAAAGAACTCACGGATTCCTCAGCGCCTCCTTCGGAAAGGTTTCAGGAAATGGTGTAAGGCATGAGTATTGACTCCATGGTGGACAAAGGAGGTGGGGTGGAATGGACTTAGCGGAAAATGAAAGCTGATCTTGAGTCGTTAATTCTTTTTTGTGAGCCTAATCCATTCCTCAATTAGGCTAATTGGTACATATCACCCCGATCGGGTGATGACCAGGTAGGTGTCATTGGCCGTTTTTATACACAATACATCTATGTCGACTTTCACCAAATGCTTCGGCGGACAGCCTTCGTCTTAGAAAATAAAGTTTTCGATCCGAGAATAAGCCTTAGATAGTGTTTCAGTGACCTGCCAGTCGAAGCTATAGGGCGTTTGTAAGTTGCTCCGGTCCTCCCATGAAGTGGAAGTTTCACCTTCAGAACCCCAGTTCAAATCCCACCTTTTGTATTTGCCGTGTTGAAGAATTTTTGTGCTCCACTTTGATTAAGTGGGCTTCTGATGTGCTGGCGGAGAGGGTGGGATTTGAACCCACGGTCCCTTGTGAGGACAACGGTTTTCGAGACCGTCCGAATCGGCCACTCTCGCACCTCTCCGTGTTCGTTTATGTTATGCGGTGAGAACTTGTTGATGACTCCGTAGGTGCTGAAAAAAATTCTGTAAGATCGCTCGACAATCATCTGCCAGGATATCTGAGTCTACCTTCACCCGGTGATTAAACCTGGTCTCTGCTGTGAGATTGCAGATTGACCCACAGGCGCCGGCCTTCGGATCCCATGTGCCAAACACGACACGGGCAATTCTGGCCTGAATGATGGCACCCGCACACATGGAGCAGGGTTCCAATGTGACATAGAGGGTAGTGTCTGTAAGACGCCAAGACCCCAGTGCCAGGGAGGCGGACCGAATGGCCATAAGTTCGGCATGAGCCGTCGGATCTTGTGTGCCTTCCCGTTGATTGAAACCCGTCGCGAGGATTTTTTCATTCTGGACCAGCACCGCTCCAACCGGGACTTCTTCCGCACGAAAGGCTTGATGCGCTAAGTCCAAGGCCATGCGCATAAATTGAATATCCGTGGTTGGATCCAATACGTCCATGGTAATTTCAAAAAGTGAAGTCGACTGATGATTGTTTGAGTGAAAGTTTTAGTTCCGAAAGGAAAGAAAAAAGGTTAACATAGCCACTACGTGATGTATAGCCAACCCACCTGGAAATTCTGGTGAACTCTCCTTCCAGTATCATGCGTCAGAGGCTCGTTCCTTTAGAAAAGGTGCAGGCCATGTGGCAGCGTCTTGCCCACGACTTTTTTGAGAACCGGTTACCTCGGATTTCCATTGAGTGGAGCACACGATTAACCGCATCGGCCGGGTTGTTTGTGAGTCAAATTGGCCCTAGAAGCTGGTGGGCCTCACGTGAATATCGACAGGGTGCGGCTCGAGTGATTAGGTTGTCCGCCCCCTTGCTTCGCGATCAACCTGAAGAGGAGCTGAAGCGAACATTGGCGCATGAAATGATTCATCAATGGCAGTTTGATATTCGGAAGCATCGCCCGTCCCATGGCGCAGAATTCCGAGAGATGATGCACCGGATGAATGCGGCGGGACTCGGGGTGACCGTCCGCCATCAGTTGAATGTGGCTGTTCAACGACATCATCGCTATGCCTGGCAATGTCTCCAATGCGGAATGGCCTATCATCGACAACGGCGAACGATTATTCCGGCTCGACATATTTGTAGCCGATGTCGGGGAAGACTTATAGAAGTTGAGTTACCCCCCACTCAAAAACCCCATGAGGAATCGATGGACGAAAGAGGAGGGAATCGCGGAGCACGTCAGGATGAGGAGAAATCGGCTGGGCGGATGTTCTGTGTGAGTGGAAAGAGGGATGCCGAAGCCTTATCGACGAAAGGCGTCTTTCCCCCGGATGACCTCCGCGAGGAGTTTATCGGCGAGTTTGGCGGCCCGGCGATGGCGCCACCAACGAATGGTTATCGCATAAATCACAATGGTTCCTAGGACGAGGAAGAGGCCTGTTGTGATGTTGTCCATAGGAGGAGTGTAGAAGAATAAATTTCCAGATGGCAAGGTGGGGGTACGCCCTGAGAACGGGGGGCGGTATCTGAAGGGACCCCCCTTTACCTGGGCGTACATAATTACATGAAAGTATTATAAAATTTAGCATGTTTCCTTGAATGACATAATCATTAAACGGGATGGTACGTTCTCCATATGGACATCCTGATTCTATTGGCATCCTTGGTCGTCATTTTATTAGGAGCGGAGGCGTTCACTAACAGTTTAGAACATTTTGGAGAGCGTCTCGGGATTTCGGAAGGTGTCACCGGTTCGGTGTTTGCGGCAGTGGGAACGGCATTGCCGGAAACGATGGTGCCAATTTTTGCCATCTTGTTGTCATCAGGTTCTGAAACGTTACGGCACGAAGTGGGGGTGGGGGCCATTCTCGGGGCGCCCCTGATGCTGGCCACGTTAGCCTTCTTTCTGATGGGTTTTTTTGCCGCACGGAAAAGAGGGTGGCATGGCACGTTAAATCCTGAGCCAACAGGATTCGCCAGTGATCTGCTCTGGTTTAATTGGGCGTTTTGTTTGGGAGTGATTGCCGTATTTGTTCCCCAGGAGTGGGGTTGGGTGCGGTCAGTCATTGCGGGGGCGCTGGTTATCCTGTATGTGGTGTATTTGTATCAAACCATTCGATCTTCAGCCAATTTAGTGGATGATGGACATGGGACGGAAGCGGATCATCCGCTTTATTTGACCAAAGTGGGCCTTCCCGATAATTTATTGGTGATCTTGTTCCAAGTGGGATGCGGGCTGGGCCTCATTGTGCTAGGGGCGAAAGGCTTTGTGCATGGAATTGAACATCTTGCCCCAAAATGGGGAGTTTCGGCCTTAACCCTGTCTCTCCTCATTATTCCAATTGCGACAGAATTGCCGGAAAAAGTGAACAGCATTATTTGGATCAGGCGGGATCGGGATACTTTGGCTGTCGGGAATATCACCGGGGCTATGGTCTTTCAGGGGAGTTTGTTGCCGGCCTTGGGAATTATGCTGACAGCCTGGGTGCCGCAACATGAAATTCTGATGGGAATGGCGATGACGTTGGTGGCGGCCTCCTTTTTAACCTGGGTCGTGCGGCGTGGTGGGTTGAAGCCCATTCACCTGGTTGTTAACGGACTGTGTTATGTGGTGTTTGTTGGCTCTGTGCTCTTCTGGTAGGTCCTGTTCTTTTGGTTATTCAGGAGTCATGAATCGTAAAAAAAAGAGAGTAACGATGTCCCTTCCGACAGTTGTTGTCACGCGACGTCTCCCACGACATGCCTTGGACGTGTTACGGGCGCAAGCGGATCTTATTGGCTGGGAGCAGGATTGCCCCGTAGATCGGAAATGGTTATTGAAGCATCTTCCTGAGGCGGACGGCCTGTATTGCTTGTTGACGGACCGGGTTGATCGGGAGGTGCTTCAGGTTGGGAAACGGCTTCGGGTGATAAGCACTATGGCTGTCGGATATGATCATATTGACGTGGCAGGATGTACAGCCCGTGGTATCCCGGTTGGGCACACGCCTGGTATTTTAACCGAAACCACTGCGGACCTGGCCTTCGCGCTGCTCCTCTCTGCAGCCAGGCGGATTGTAGAAGGAGCCGAGTATGTACGAAAGGGACAATGGACAACCTGGAGCCCGGATCTCTTGCTGGGACAGGATGTGCATGGTGCAACGTTAGGTATTGTGGGGTTTGGCAGGATCGGGGAGGCGATGGCCAGGCGGGCTCAAGGATTTCGGATGAACGTGCTCGCGGTAAGGTCACCCCAATCTTCTGCCTCATCCAGGTCCGGCACGCATCACTTTGCCACAGCGATTTTGCCACGGGAAGGCTCTTCTGCAGGGAATAATGAGGGGGAGTCGGTGAGTGCGTCATTCCAGAGGGTTGATCTGCATGATGCATTAGCTCAGTCGGATTTTGTGAGTCTGCATGTCCCCCTGACTCCTCACACGCATCATTTGATTGGGGAGAATGAGTTTCGCGCCATGAAGCCATCAAGTATTTTGATCAATACGGCTCGTGGGGCGGTGGTTGATCCTGAGGCCCTCTACCACGCTCTAGTGCATGGCCATATTGGCGGTGCGGCCTTAGATGTGACTGATCCGGAGCCCATTCCTATGTCAGAACCGCTTCTCACGCTTCCTAACTGTCTGGTTATCCCGCACTTGGGGAGTGCTTCTGTGGCGACAAGGACCAGAATGGCTTGCATTGCCGCTGAGAATATCGTTGCCGGGTTACGTGGAGATGCGCTTCCACATTGTGTCAACCCTGAAGTCTACCGCGTGTAACGCCATTCCAAAACCTGGGATTGTAAGAATACACAAGGAAATTGATGGAGGATTGTTTATGCTGGGAAGGGAGTTCGATGAAAGGCGAGACCTGGCAGGTCAAGCTGATGATTGGCCGCTTCGTCAAGAGGAGAAATCATGATCCACATCACAACACCGGCTGTGGAAAAATTGAAAATCTTGATCGAGGAGCATCCTGAGGATCCCATTGTCCGTTTAGCCGTTCGGGACCGGGATGACAAAGTCCTCGTTTTTTCCATTACACTTGAAGATGCCGTAACACAGGAGGATTCGGTCTTAGATATTGAAGGGCTCATCATCGCAATAGACGGCTCCTGTGCAACACGGCTGGAAGGTGTCACTGTTGATTATGAGGACGTTGGTGGATTCAGCTTCCATCACCCGGAACCGCCCGATCCTTATAAATTAAACCTGATCCTACCTGAATGAGGCCGATAGAATGGGATTGGGGCACCAATTGAACCCGAATGCGGGAAGGTTCTTCATCAACGATTGTTGTTAACGTCAACCAGTAACTTCCACCCCCGCGTTTATTCGTATTATGGAAATATTTTTTGCAACATGTCCTCGTGGCTTAGAAGAAGTTCTCAGCCAGGAACTTCAAGAATTGGGCGGACAGGAAATTCGATTGACTCCTGGCGGGGTCGAATGTCGGGGCCCTTTTCCTCTCTGCTACCGGCTCAACTTAGAAAGTCGCATTGCCAGCCGTATTTTGTGGCGAGTCGGGCAGGGGTGGTACCGGGATGAGGAGGATCTCTATCGCCTTGCCTCAAGTCTTCCCTGGCCCGAATATTTTTCCGTGGACTGTCACATCAAAGTTCGCATCATTGCTCAACATTCTCCACTGAAAAGCCTGGAGTTTGCGACGTTGCGAGTGAAAGATGCCATTTGTGACCGATTTGTTCGGGCGACACATGCACGCCCCGAGGTGAGCAAACGCCAACCCGATATTCAAATTGTGGTCTTTGTCGATGAAGAGCATGTTGTGTGGTATATCGACACCTCGGGAGATCCGCTGTTTAAACGTGGATGGCGGAAGGTGGCCGGAGAAGCGCCGATACGAGAAAATTTGGCCGCTGGCATCATCCGGCTTTCAGGTTGGACCGGCGAGCAGGTCTTCCTTGATCCGATGTGTGGCGCGGGCACATTTTTAATTGAGGCGGCGTTGATGGCCAAAGGGATTGCCCCAGGTAGTGGGCGGGAATTTGCCTTTCGGCACCTGCAGAATTTTGATCCCACGATTTGGGATCACCTACGGCAAGAGTCGATCAAACCGGTCGCTCCCGGTCCGGGTCTCTCAATTATTGGGTATGATGAGGATGCGAATGCCTTGACTATGGCAAGAAGAAATCTGGAAGGCTTGGGGCTTGAGAATATTCAATTGGGTCAGGTTGATGTGTTGGATGTAACGCCTCCAGGGCCAAAGGGTTTTCTGGTCACCAATCCTCCC encodes:
- a CDS encoding sodium:calcium antiporter encodes the protein MDILILLASLVVILLGAEAFTNSLEHFGERLGISEGVTGSVFAAVGTALPETMVPIFAILLSSGSETLRHEVGVGAILGAPLMLATLAFFLMGFFAARKRGWHGTLNPEPTGFASDLLWFNWAFCLGVIAVFVPQEWGWVRSVIAGALVILYVVYLYQTIRSSANLVDDGHGTEADHPLYLTKVGLPDNLLVILFQVGCGLGLIVLGAKGFVHGIEHLAPKWGVSALTLSLLIIPIATELPEKVNSIIWIRRDRDTLAVGNITGAMVFQGSLLPALGIMLTAWVPQHEILMGMAMTLVAASFLTWVVRRGGLKPIHLVVNGLCYVVFVGSVLFW
- a CDS encoding D-glycerate dehydrogenase, with protein sequence MSLPTVVVTRRLPRHALDVLRAQADLIGWEQDCPVDRKWLLKHLPEADGLYCLLTDRVDREVLQVGKRLRVISTMAVGYDHIDVAGCTARGIPVGHTPGILTETTADLAFALLLSAARRIVEGAEYVRKGQWTTWSPDLLLGQDVHGATLGIVGFGRIGEAMARRAQGFRMNVLAVRSPQSSASSRSGTHHFATAILPREGSSAGNNEGESVSASFQRVDLHDALAQSDFVSLHVPLTPHTHHLIGENEFRAMKPSSILINTARGAVVDPEALYHALVHGHIGGAALDVTDPEPIPMSEPLLTLPNCLVIPHLGSASVATRTRMACIAAENIVAGLRGDALPHCVNPEVYRV
- a CDS encoding glycosyltransferase family 2 protein: MKSPSSPLTDTPPGKYGWPWTNSDPYPIHLIGNRPWPKISVITPNYNFGEFLEETIRSVLLQGYPNLEYIIIDGGSTDRSLEIIKKYEPWLAYWVSQPDHGQSAAINYGFRRASGEIMGWLNSDDYYQPHTLFRVALEVNLEKKRYIVMGEVYEVDACRTIIRRWESRVPILYSLLFQHRLCLLRGVAVMPCQPSVFWHRKVFESLGLLREDLKYAMDYDYWLKALRSNYKFHYIAAVLSNYRFHAGSKSNQGWQSFYREWRSVAKENISTLTPRQKISAELYWWFLLFPFSILTLPYRVYSYVVLGIKRG
- a CDS encoding AMP-binding protein, with protein sequence MPCPTIGYLDDPTAFWELLHDGWLHTGDLGYIEEQSYVWFVGRKKLIIVRRGIQYCSNGGRESDR
- a CDS encoding endonuclease/exonuclease/phosphatase family protein — protein: MAIPKFLMKGLFLLGIIWMVFGHEFSMAEGFTPREECSPAQSELSTPVPCTVRFLSYNVHGISPILNSMYVGVDVRNDDTRSGLMAWLLMDYDFILLQEDFEFHRQIVDEFTYELIEQGNGPRIALAPLWLVTLPIKIVNVGFQLFNSPGIPFRVPYGSGLTIASPYYKAVEGGVAQVPLPDCEGWFSRKNDCWSTKGLLRVPVRLPNGAEFDVYNTHLDAGRDEKDRSVRKDQLDFIADCIKKLSKDRAFILGGDFNSQYDHEGTEASGEDYRILKRDLLDKLALNDSNARPEPNGYWKNRVDYIFFRGGQGARIELIDSGSEDQRFRHPVNRGRQAPNEKYEDLLSDHPAIRAEFKILPSPISAHTSRGGEIDSCAKKQPVENDMERIW
- a CDS encoding iron-sulfur cluster biosynthesis family protein; translation: MIHITTPAVEKLKILIEEHPEDPIVRLAVRDRDDKVLVFSITLEDAVTQEDSVLDIEGLIIAIDGSCATRLEGVTVDYEDVGGFSFHHPEPPDPYKLNLILPE
- a CDS encoding THUMP domain-containing protein, producing the protein MEIFFATCPRGLEEVLSQELQELGGQEIRLTPGGVECRGPFPLCYRLNLESRIASRILWRVGQGWYRDEEDLYRLASSLPWPEYFSVDCHIKVRIIAQHSPLKSLEFATLRVKDAICDRFVRATHARPEVSKRQPDIQIVVFVDEEHVVWYIDTSGDPLFKRGWRKVAGEAPIRENLAAGIIRLSGWTGEQVFLDPMCGAGTFLIEAALMAKGIAPGSGREFAFRHLQNFDPTIWDHLRQESIKPVAPGPGLSIIGYDEDANALTMARRNLEGLGLENIQLGQVDVLDVTPPGPKGFLVTNPPYGVRMGDRSELEEWYPKFGNLLKQRFAGWDVYVLTADSRLPKLIHLAPSRKIPLFNGPLESRLYEFQMVAGGNRKSARQARQQAVNNPGLK
- a CDS encoding SprT-like domain-containing protein is translated as MWQRLAHDFFENRLPRISIEWSTRLTASAGLFVSQIGPRSWWASREYRQGAARVIRLSAPLLRDQPEEELKRTLAHEMIHQWQFDIRKHRPSHGAEFREMMHRMNAAGLGVTVRHQLNVAVQRHHRYAWQCLQCGMAYHRQRRTIIPARHICSRCRGRLIEVELPPTQKPHEESMDERGGNRGARQDEEKSAGRMFCVSGKRDAEALSTKGVFPPDDLREEFIGEFGGPAMAPPTNGYRINHNGS
- the tadA gene encoding tRNA adenosine(34) deaminase TadA encodes the protein MDVLDPTTDIQFMRMALDLAHQAFRAEEVPVGAVLVQNEKILATGFNQREGTQDPTAHAELMAIRSASLALGSWRLTDTTLYVTLEPCSMCAGAIIQARIARVVFGTWDPKAGACGSICNLTAETRFNHRVKVDSDILADDCRAILQNFFQHLRSHQQVLTA